A single Crateriforma conspicua DNA region contains:
- a CDS encoding alpha/beta hydrolase, whose translation MLPRQMPRILACLCLTGLAALSSAQAQSDRPRISLSAVLDRDDSDSDGAVTATEFSGPKALFRRLDTNGDDKIDKADFADSHSGASARGRRQIPGTRLVKDVVFGQGGGRDLKLHLVLPDPPADAPTPLIVWIHGGGWMGGNKEGGVGRLSRWVKEGFAGATIEYRLTGEAAFPAQIHDCKCAIRFLRAHADKYNLDPSRIAVAGSSAGGHLVALLGTSRGADNLEGDGGWNDQRSDVQAVIDLYGPTDFQIFVTTPGYESHNRDQSPESRLLGGGIVTENPEGIRRVNPITYIDPKDPPFLIIHGSADRVVPANQSEALHAALKKAGVKSKLHIIAGAGHGGAGFGEPKIQEMQMQFLRDTLLKTQHADDTPADSDAVDVDSPSKDR comes from the coding sequence ATGTTGCCCCGACAAATGCCGCGGATCCTGGCGTGCCTTTGCTTGACCGGCCTGGCCGCGTTGTCCTCCGCCCAAGCCCAAAGTGACCGCCCACGGATTTCGTTGTCGGCGGTACTCGATCGCGACGACTCGGATTCCGATGGGGCGGTGACCGCCACGGAATTCAGTGGCCCCAAAGCGTTGTTTCGGCGACTGGACACGAACGGTGACGACAAGATCGACAAGGCGGACTTTGCCGACAGTCACTCGGGCGCTTCGGCACGTGGGCGTCGCCAAATTCCCGGCACGCGTTTGGTGAAAGACGTGGTCTTTGGCCAGGGGGGCGGTCGCGACTTGAAGCTTCACTTGGTGCTGCCTGACCCGCCGGCCGATGCGCCGACGCCGCTGATCGTCTGGATCCACGGCGGTGGATGGATGGGGGGAAACAAAGAAGGTGGCGTGGGGCGTCTTTCCCGCTGGGTCAAAGAAGGCTTTGCCGGCGCGACGATCGAATACCGTCTGACCGGCGAGGCTGCTTTTCCGGCGCAAATCCATGACTGTAAGTGCGCGATCCGTTTCTTGCGTGCCCATGCGGACAAGTACAACCTGGATCCAAGTCGAATCGCCGTCGCGGGCAGTTCCGCCGGTGGCCACTTGGTTGCATTGCTGGGGACATCCCGCGGAGCCGACAATTTGGAAGGCGACGGCGGTTGGAACGACCAGCGCAGCGACGTCCAAGCGGTCATCGATCTGTACGGCCCCACCGACTTTCAGATCTTCGTGACCACCCCGGGATATGAAAGCCACAACCGCGATCAATCGCCGGAGTCGCGTCTGCTGGGTGGTGGGATCGTGACCGAAAATCCCGAAGGCATCCGCCGTGTGAATCCCATCACTTACATCGATCCCAAAGATCCGCCTTTCTTGATCATCCACGGTTCGGCCGATCGCGTGGTCCCGGCCAACCAAAGTGAAGCTTTGCACGCGGCGTTGAAAAAGGCCGGCGTCAAATCAAAGTTGCACATCATTGCAGGCGCCGGACATGGCGGTGCCGGCTTCGGCGAACCCAAAATCCAAGAAATGCAAATGCAGTTCTTGCGTGACACGTTGTTGAAAACTCAACACGCCGACGACACGCCTGCCGATTCGGATGCCGTCGATGTGGACTCCCCGTCGAAAGACCGTTGA
- a CDS encoding methyl-accepting chemotaxis protein: MKLLNWSNNASENVSQADMLDSATATLDIDADQFVDLSQIMNSLHRSQAVIEFEPDGTILKANKNFLDTVGYTLSEIQGKHHRMFVDSEYAGSDEYRQFWEKLRAGNFHSDLFQRYGRGGREIWIQATYNPVMDDSGQVIKIIKLATDVTKARMIQADIQNRSQAMIEFKPDGTILHANSLFLQTTGYSLEEIRGKHHRMFMPAEDAATAEYARFWERLARGEFQQGEFRRVNKHGQEIWLSGAYNPVFDNDGNVTRVVKNVSDITDQVHSKNQSESLGNSIASSVSEMSQAIAEISERITRTAGLAKDADVNTKNATDLVKDLNCSSETIGEIIDTIQDLADQTNLLALNATIEAARAGESGRGFAVVASEVKELANQTGKATSEIRKNVETIQFSIGQVVSAIECIANSVGEVSDNTTGVAASVEEQNVVISQLSSAADELVGCNS, from the coding sequence ATGAAATTGTTGAACTGGTCCAACAACGCAAGCGAAAACGTATCGCAGGCAGACATGTTGGATTCCGCCACCGCGACGTTGGACATCGACGCGGATCAGTTTGTTGATCTGTCTCAGATCATGAATTCGTTGCACCGTTCGCAAGCGGTGATCGAATTTGAACCGGACGGAACCATCCTGAAGGCCAACAAAAACTTCCTAGACACGGTGGGATACACCTTGTCGGAAATCCAGGGCAAGCATCACCGGATGTTCGTCGACAGCGAATACGCCGGATCCGATGAATACCGTCAGTTCTGGGAAAAGCTTCGCGCCGGAAACTTCCACAGCGATCTGTTCCAGCGTTACGGTCGCGGCGGCCGCGAGATCTGGATTCAAGCGACATACAATCCGGTGATGGACGACTCCGGACAGGTCATCAAGATCATCAAATTGGCGACCGACGTTACCAAGGCGCGGATGATCCAGGCCGACATCCAGAACCGTTCACAGGCAATGATTGAATTCAAGCCGGACGGTACGATCCTGCACGCCAATTCGCTGTTCTTGCAAACCACCGGATACTCGCTGGAAGAAATCCGCGGCAAGCACCATCGCATGTTCATGCCGGCCGAAGATGCCGCGACCGCGGAGTACGCACGTTTTTGGGAACGTCTGGCTCGTGGTGAATTCCAGCAAGGCGAATTCCGACGTGTGAACAAACACGGTCAAGAGATTTGGCTCAGCGGTGCCTACAATCCCGTCTTTGATAACGACGGCAACGTGACCCGCGTGGTGAAGAACGTCAGCGACATTACCGATCAAGTTCATTCCAAGAATCAATCGGAATCGTTGGGTAACTCCATCGCCAGCAGCGTTTCGGAGATGTCACAGGCGATCGCCGAGATCAGCGAGCGAATCACTCGCACCGCCGGGTTGGCCAAAGACGCCGATGTAAACACCAAGAACGCGACCGATTTGGTCAAGGACTTGAATTGCAGCAGCGAAACGATCGGCGAAATCATCGACACGATCCAGGATCTGGCCGACCAAACGAATCTGTTGGCCCTGAACGCGACCATCGAAGCCGCACGAGCGGGGGAATCAGGACGCGGTTTCGCCGTGGTTGCCAGCGAGGTCAAGGAACTGGCCAATCAAACCGGCAAGGCGACGTCGGAGATTCGCAAGAACGTCGAAACAATCCAGTTCAGCATCGGACAAGTGGTTTCGGCCATCGAATGTATCGCCAACAGTGTCGGCGAAGTCAGCGACAACACGACCGGCGTTGCGGCATCGGTCGAAGAGCAAAACGTGGTGATTTCGCAGCTCAGTTCGGCCGCCGACGAATTGGTCGGCTGCAACAGCTAG
- a CDS encoding mechanosensitive ion channel family protein gives MFRLFLVFTLQFGSFATLGIVLGQVQDPPVDEPTNTDASPTVSAVAVNEVTDDRAIEKRLRAVFQASGWFDDLDVESRNGVITIAGIADNDRHRDWAGDIARRTEDVVAVINQLDVREEFSWKSSGQVINASLDSLRKETLSRSPLLLAAVIVLLLTAAASKLCQAIEQRILESRGIRSSLKDLIYQLSSIGIWIIGLLVATIIAFPGMTPTRALTTLGLGTVAIGFAFKDIFENFFAGILILWRYPFDRGDYITCEGTTGKVEQITVRNTMIRKLDGELAVIPNGHLFKNKVDVLTSQPQRRVRIICGVAYGEDVDQAREVIREAVQSCDTVRGIRTVEVFANEFANSSINFEVAWWTGAKPIDIRRSRDQVVAAIKRALDESDIEIPFPYRTLTFKDDRIAASLVGMSGSNAAASGAST, from the coding sequence ATGTTCCGTTTGTTCCTGGTATTTACTCTTCAATTCGGCAGCTTCGCCACGCTGGGCATCGTCCTGGGGCAGGTTCAAGATCCACCGGTCGACGAACCTACCAACACGGACGCATCGCCCACGGTTTCTGCGGTCGCGGTCAACGAGGTCACCGATGACCGTGCGATCGAGAAACGTTTGCGGGCCGTGTTCCAGGCATCCGGCTGGTTCGATGATCTGGACGTTGAATCACGCAACGGCGTGATCACCATCGCCGGGATCGCTGACAATGATCGGCATCGTGATTGGGCCGGCGACATCGCGCGTCGCACCGAAGACGTCGTGGCGGTCATCAACCAATTGGACGTCCGCGAAGAATTCAGTTGGAAATCCAGTGGCCAGGTGATCAACGCTAGTCTGGATTCGCTGCGCAAGGAAACGCTCAGCCGGTCTCCGTTATTGCTGGCCGCAGTGATCGTTCTATTGCTGACCGCCGCGGCATCCAAGCTATGCCAAGCCATCGAACAACGCATTCTGGAATCGCGTGGCATACGTTCCAGCTTGAAAGACTTGATCTATCAGTTGTCATCGATCGGGATCTGGATCATCGGGCTCTTGGTGGCCACGATCATTGCCTTTCCCGGCATGACGCCAACGCGAGCCCTGACGACACTGGGGCTGGGGACCGTGGCGATCGGGTTTGCCTTCAAAGACATCTTTGAAAACTTTTTCGCCGGAATCCTGATCCTGTGGCGTTATCCGTTCGACCGCGGCGATTACATCACGTGCGAAGGCACCACCGGAAAAGTGGAACAGATCACCGTTCGCAACACGATGATTCGGAAACTGGATGGCGAATTGGCGGTCATTCCCAACGGCCATTTGTTCAAAAACAAAGTGGATGTGTTGACCAGCCAACCACAGCGACGCGTTCGAATCATCTGTGGCGTTGCCTATGGCGAAGATGTCGACCAGGCACGGGAGGTGATCCGCGAGGCCGTTCAATCGTGCGACACAGTGCGAGGCATTCGCACGGTCGAAGTGTTCGCCAATGAGTTTGCCAACTCCAGCATCAATTTCGAAGTCGCGTGGTGGACCGGTGCCAAGCCGATCGACATTCGCCGCAGTCGTGACCAAGTCGTCGCAGCAATCAAACGGGCCCTGGACGAATCGGATATCGAGATTCCATTCCCCTATCGCACGCTGACCTTCAAAGACGATCGCATCGCCGCTTCCCTGGTCGGCATGTCGGGGTCGAACGCGGCGGCCTCCGGTGCAAGCACCTGA
- a CDS encoding FadR/GntR family transcriptional regulator, which yields MRRNLCGQVVHDLGFKILAGQVKPGEALPQEPTLCEQLGVSRTVVREAIKSLAAKGLVESRPKRGTIVRPSADWNYLDSEVLAWHASADGDGQHLRFLTEFRLTVEPAAAALAAKRASEDQLDRIRAALEKMAANTDSVEAFKEADLRFHTEILHATGNPFFSPVAGAIAISLATSLKVTNRQPADNPASVPLHRDVMDAICRRDADAAREAMHCLLADAKRRIESASDATNGTPSA from the coding sequence ATGCGACGAAATCTCTGCGGGCAAGTCGTCCACGATTTGGGATTCAAAATTCTGGCCGGGCAGGTCAAACCGGGCGAAGCTTTGCCGCAAGAGCCCACTTTGTGCGAACAATTGGGCGTCAGCCGAACCGTCGTCCGCGAAGCGATCAAATCGCTGGCGGCCAAAGGCTTGGTAGAATCACGCCCCAAACGTGGAACGATTGTCCGTCCCTCCGCTGACTGGAATTACCTTGATTCCGAAGTCCTGGCCTGGCACGCCAGCGCCGACGGTGACGGCCAGCACCTGCGTTTCCTAACGGAGTTTCGGCTGACCGTCGAACCCGCCGCCGCTGCCCTGGCCGCCAAACGTGCCAGCGAAGATCAGCTGGATCGGATACGCGCGGCCCTTGAAAAGATGGCCGCGAACACCGACAGCGTCGAAGCTTTCAAGGAAGCCGATTTGAGGTTTCACACCGAGATCTTGCACGCCACGGGCAACCCCTTTTTCTCGCCCGTCGCCGGCGCGATCGCGATTTCATTGGCGACCAGTTTGAAAGTCACCAACCGACAACCGGCCGACAACCCCGCATCAGTGCCGCTGCACCGTGACGTGATGGATGCCATCTGTCGACGTGATGCCGACGCGGCCCGCGAGGCAATGCACTGCTTGTTGGCAGACGCCAAACGACGGATTGAAAGCGCCAGCGACGCCACCAACGGCACGCCATCCGCCTGA
- a CDS encoding glycoside hydrolase family 127 protein has translation MRFSTLIVLLILGASIVQADQAGVIDNSDSPHVKFRSIGIGDCRWTDGFWAEKFQLCQQVMVPHMGSLLKGDVGHAYNNFKIAAGLKEGQHQGMHWHDGDFYKWMESAVYVYAINRDEKILVELDEIIDVIGKAQLDNGYLSTQIQLGAPEPWTARNYHELYNSGHLLTSACIHHRVTGKRNFLDIAIKHADHLHETFQPQPERLARFGFNQTQIMGLVELYRTTGDKRYLRLAEIFINMRGRSRVEPGPSVRHSTIGDMVQERKPLRKETEAVGHAVLALYFYAGAADVYAETGEQALVEALDRLWENVVHKKMYITGACGQTHHGASSRGDAVHEAFAGEYVMPNLTAYNETCANLCNAMFSHRMLGIHGESKYADIMELVMLNSGLSGISADGRQYFYSNPLRSIHGARDYSALNTETPDRQPYLKCFCCPPNLVRTIAKLSSWAYSLPENGVAVNLYGANELATRLCDGSTLRLRQETDYPWDGAIKITVQQCKSDAFDVHLRIPHWADAAQLQINGTAADVVPVAGQFAVLTREWKPGDVIELDLPMQARLMVGHPRIEEVRNQAAVQRGPVVYCIESPDLPKDTSILDVNVPSDIDWELEPGISELGNVTALRGTVLLRAEDNRSMYRALDEPQWQEHEARFVPYHAWSNRGLSEMTVWMPIVWR, from the coding sequence GTGCGATTTTCCACTTTGATCGTTTTGCTGATCCTCGGTGCGTCGATCGTCCAAGCCGATCAGGCAGGCGTCATCGACAACTCCGACAGCCCCCACGTCAAGTTTCGCAGCATCGGCATTGGGGATTGTCGATGGACCGATGGGTTTTGGGCAGAGAAGTTCCAGTTGTGCCAGCAGGTCATGGTGCCTCACATGGGCAGTTTGTTGAAAGGCGATGTCGGTCACGCCTACAACAATTTCAAAATTGCCGCGGGGCTGAAGGAAGGCCAGCATCAAGGCATGCACTGGCATGACGGCGACTTTTACAAATGGATGGAGTCGGCCGTTTACGTGTACGCCATCAACCGTGACGAAAAGATCTTGGTCGAACTGGACGAGATCATCGATGTCATCGGGAAAGCTCAGTTGGATAACGGCTATCTGTCGACGCAGATCCAACTTGGTGCACCGGAGCCTTGGACGGCACGCAATTACCACGAGCTATACAACAGCGGGCACTTGCTGACCAGCGCATGTATCCACCATCGCGTGACCGGGAAGCGAAACTTTCTGGACATCGCGATCAAGCACGCCGATCATCTGCACGAAACGTTCCAGCCACAGCCTGAACGGCTGGCACGATTCGGTTTCAATCAAACACAGATCATGGGGCTGGTGGAACTTTATCGCACCACCGGTGACAAGCGATATCTGCGTTTGGCGGAGATCTTCATCAACATGCGGGGGCGGTCACGCGTCGAACCCGGTCCATCGGTCCGGCATTCGACGATCGGTGATATGGTGCAGGAACGCAAACCGTTGCGGAAGGAAACCGAAGCGGTCGGCCACGCCGTTTTGGCCTTGTATTTCTATGCCGGTGCCGCGGACGTCTATGCTGAAACCGGCGAACAGGCGCTGGTCGAAGCTTTGGATCGGCTGTGGGAAAACGTGGTCCACAAAAAGATGTACATCACCGGTGCCTGTGGCCAAACCCACCACGGCGCATCGAGCCGGGGAGACGCGGTCCACGAGGCATTCGCCGGCGAATACGTGATGCCTAACCTGACGGCGTACAACGAAACCTGTGCAAACCTATGCAATGCGATGTTCAGCCATCGGATGTTGGGGATCCATGGCGAATCCAAGTATGCGGACATTATGGAACTGGTGATGCTGAACAGTGGTTTGTCGGGCATCAGTGCCGATGGTCGGCAATACTTTTATTCCAATCCGTTGCGTTCGATTCATGGTGCCCGCGACTATTCCGCATTGAACACCGAAACGCCGGATCGCCAGCCCTATCTGAAATGTTTTTGTTGCCCACCGAATCTGGTTCGAACGATCGCCAAGCTTTCATCTTGGGCCTACAGCTTGCCGGAAAACGGTGTTGCCGTGAATCTGTATGGGGCGAACGAACTGGCGACACGCCTGTGTGATGGTTCGACGCTTCGTTTGCGACAGGAAACCGATTATCCATGGGACGGGGCGATCAAGATCACCGTCCAGCAGTGCAAGTCAGACGCCTTTGATGTTCACTTGCGTATCCCGCACTGGGCCGACGCGGCCCAGTTGCAAATCAACGGAACCGCGGCGGACGTGGTTCCGGTGGCGGGACAGTTCGCGGTTCTGACCCGAGAGTGGAAACCGGGCGATGTCATCGAGTTGGACTTGCCGATGCAGGCTCGGTTGATGGTCGGGCACCCGCGGATCGAAGAGGTTCGCAATCAAGCCGCCGTCCAGCGAGGCCCCGTGGTCTACTGCATCGAATCTCCCGACCTTCCCAAAGACACCAGCATTTTGGACGTGAACGTTCCCTCCGATATCGATTGGGAACTGGAGCCCGGGATCAGCGAACTGGGCAACGTAACGGCGCTGCGTGGCACGGTTCTGTTGCGGGCGGAAGACAATCGTTCGATGTATCGCGCTTTGGATGAACCGCAGTGGCAGGAACACGAAGCCCGCTTCGTCCCCTATCACGCTTGGTCTAACCGTGGGTTAAGCGAGATGACGGTGTGGATGCCGATTGTTTGGCGTTAA
- a CDS encoding glycoside hydrolase family 2 TIM barrel-domain containing protein — protein MLRFVASLGLAIVSVSLHASQPDWENETVFERGKLQARVASYSYASADDALSQDRDSSRMVSLNGTWKFRYVDSTDQRPLDFYAKDFQGKDWATIPVPANWELQGFGQPIYTNITYPFTPGILNPDLKFDWKGPMPPLPPRIYRDNPVGSYFRDFEVPSEWDGHSVVLHFGGVSSAFYVWVNGHRVGYSQGSRLAAEFDITEYLTPGRNRLAVQVFRWSDGSYLEDQDMWRLSGIHRDVMLLAQPAVSLSDIDARAILDDQYQDGTLKIRPSIWLKDPDADFDGWKLRATLYDAQTKSVVADGMEISVAVTVNERWTPRDVNEFGLLSTEIPNVKKWTAETPHLYQLLLEVVGPSGDVAEVRTQKVGFRTIEFDEQNQLLVNGQVVKIMGVNRHDHNPRFGKALRREDYLRDVMLMKQFNFNAVRTSHYPNDPYFYDLCDQHGIYVMDEANIECHHLGSYIPQQTSWAMPILSRISRMVQRDKNHPCVISWSMGNESGCGPAFAAAAGWIKDFDPSRFIHYEGAQGDPTDPDHQPGAGYKSQTFPSMSNPNDPPYVDVISRMYPQYEQVGNMADDPRLDRPIIYCEYLHAMGNSVGTLGDYWDVIRSKPNLIGGYIWDMIDQGLERTDAETGQSYFAYGGDYGDVPNDGNFCLNGVFASDRTPKPHAYECKYVFQPVAFDLVDKVSGKFRLVNRLAFTNLKRYEFRWQIQRDGVVISSGRLDTLDVAPGADQVVHVNLERNQWDPSSEYWFRFSAHETSARAWCDPGFEVAYEQFLLQDATPKTDQLNANNGTLDTIELQDRIQVFGDRLRAAVSKKTGFLTALIIDGNEILRQPLRPNFRRALTDNDRRFRRLEQNSRVWWQLDEKLRLESCRLAEPDDGSDEDADAGGVAVEVTYGTDHPIELTMVYRFHPGGRVRVEMDLDADPSLPELIRFGATMGIPPEYQQTEYFGQGPWEAYPDRQRSAKVGRYQLPTDEMSYRYTMPQESGNRMGVRWVEFGADEKAPVLRMDADQTVNFSVSAFARDDVDAAKHTYELKPQGFYTLNIDHSQTGLGGMRARPLTHQTMPSGNYQLRFQITSPPNQE, from the coding sequence ATGCTTCGCTTTGTCGCCAGCCTTGGCCTGGCCATCGTCTCCGTGTCGCTTCATGCGTCGCAGCCCGATTGGGAAAACGAAACCGTCTTTGAGCGTGGCAAGTTGCAGGCGCGTGTGGCCAGTTACTCCTACGCTTCGGCTGATGACGCATTATCACAGGATCGTGATTCTTCCAGGATGGTTTCGCTTAACGGGACTTGGAAGTTCCGCTACGTCGACAGTACCGATCAGCGTCCTTTGGACTTTTATGCCAAGGATTTTCAGGGGAAGGATTGGGCGACCATTCCGGTGCCGGCCAACTGGGAACTGCAAGGTTTCGGACAGCCGATTTACACCAACATCACCTATCCGTTCACGCCGGGGATTCTGAATCCCGATCTGAAGTTTGATTGGAAGGGGCCGATGCCACCGCTGCCGCCACGGATCTATCGCGACAATCCGGTCGGCAGCTATTTTCGCGATTTCGAAGTCCCCAGCGAATGGGACGGCCACAGTGTGGTGTTGCACTTTGGTGGCGTTTCGTCGGCGTTCTACGTTTGGGTCAATGGTCACAGGGTGGGCTACAGCCAGGGCAGTCGCCTGGCCGCTGAGTTTGATATCACCGAATATCTAACGCCCGGTCGAAATCGGTTAGCGGTCCAAGTGTTTCGGTGGAGCGACGGCAGCTATCTGGAAGACCAGGACATGTGGCGGCTTAGCGGGATTCATCGCGACGTCATGCTGTTGGCACAACCGGCGGTGTCGCTTAGCGATATCGACGCCCGGGCGATCTTGGATGATCAATACCAAGACGGCACCCTAAAGATTCGTCCGAGCATCTGGTTGAAGGACCCGGATGCCGATTTTGACGGCTGGAAATTGCGGGCGACGTTGTATGACGCACAGACTAAGAGTGTCGTTGCTGATGGAATGGAGATTTCCGTCGCTGTAACCGTCAATGAGCGTTGGACGCCACGCGACGTCAACGAATTCGGATTGCTGTCGACCGAAATCCCCAACGTGAAGAAGTGGACTGCTGAGACGCCACATCTGTACCAACTGTTGCTGGAGGTCGTTGGACCCAGCGGCGATGTCGCCGAAGTGCGGACGCAAAAGGTTGGCTTCCGTACGATCGAGTTTGACGAGCAAAATCAGTTATTGGTCAACGGCCAAGTGGTCAAAATCATGGGCGTCAACCGTCATGACCACAATCCACGATTCGGAAAGGCGTTGCGTCGCGAGGATTATTTGCGCGACGTGATGCTGATGAAGCAGTTCAACTTCAACGCGGTGCGAACGTCACACTATCCCAATGATCCATATTTCTACGATCTGTGTGACCAGCATGGCATCTATGTCATGGATGAAGCCAATATTGAATGTCACCATTTGGGAAGCTACATCCCCCAGCAAACGTCTTGGGCGATGCCGATCCTTAGCCGAATCAGCCGAATGGTTCAGCGGGATAAGAACCATCCTTGTGTGATCAGTTGGTCGATGGGGAATGAATCAGGGTGTGGACCGGCGTTCGCCGCGGCCGCGGGGTGGATCAAAGACTTTGATCCGTCGCGGTTCATTCATTACGAAGGGGCGCAGGGTGATCCGACCGATCCCGATCACCAGCCGGGGGCCGGATACAAGTCGCAAACCTTTCCCAGTATGTCCAATCCCAATGATCCGCCGTACGTGGATGTGATCAGCCGCATGTACCCGCAGTACGAACAGGTCGGGAACATGGCGGACGACCCACGGTTGGATCGACCGATTATCTACTGCGAATACTTGCACGCGATGGGCAATTCGGTCGGGACTCTGGGCGATTATTGGGATGTGATCCGGTCCAAGCCGAATCTGATCGGCGGGTACATTTGGGACATGATCGATCAAGGACTTGAAAGGACTGACGCGGAAACGGGCCAGTCGTATTTCGCTTACGGCGGTGACTATGGCGATGTCCCGAACGATGGGAATTTTTGCTTGAACGGTGTCTTTGCATCGGACCGCACGCCAAAGCCGCATGCCTACGAGTGCAAGTATGTGTTCCAGCCGGTTGCATTCGATCTGGTTGACAAGGTTTCCGGGAAATTTCGTCTGGTCAATCGATTGGCATTCACCAATCTGAAGCGGTACGAATTTCGGTGGCAGATCCAACGCGATGGCGTGGTGATTTCATCGGGCCGCCTGGACACCTTGGACGTTGCACCGGGGGCCGACCAAGTGGTGCATGTGAATCTGGAACGGAATCAATGGGACCCATCGTCGGAGTACTGGTTTCGATTCAGTGCACATGAAACGTCCGCCCGTGCGTGGTGTGATCCCGGTTTCGAAGTCGCATACGAACAGTTCTTGTTGCAAGACGCTACGCCAAAGACTGATCAGTTGAACGCAAACAACGGGACGCTGGATACGATCGAACTGCAGGATCGGATTCAGGTCTTCGGCGACCGGTTGCGTGCGGCTGTGTCGAAGAAGACAGGGTTTTTGACGGCGTTGATCATCGACGGAAATGAGATTCTGCGTCAGCCATTGCGACCCAATTTTCGCCGTGCTCTGACGGACAACGATCGACGTTTTCGTCGGCTGGAACAGAACAGTCGCGTTTGGTGGCAATTGGATGAAAAGCTGCGATTGGAATCGTGCCGGCTTGCCGAGCCCGATGACGGTTCTGATGAAGACGCTGATGCCGGCGGCGTGGCCGTCGAAGTCACCTATGGCACCGATCATCCGATCGAGCTGACGATGGTCTATCGCTTTCATCCTGGCGGACGCGTCCGGGTTGAAATGGATTTGGATGCGGATCCGAGTTTGCCGGAACTGATTCGATTCGGCGCTACGATGGGAATCCCGCCGGAGTATCAACAGACGGAATACTTTGGCCAAGGTCCTTGGGAAGCCTACCCCGACCGTCAGCGGAGCGCGAAAGTTGGACGCTATCAGTTGCCGACCGATGAAATGTCCTATCGCTATACCATGCCGCAGGAATCTGGAAACCGTATGGGAGTTCGCTGGGTTGAATTTGGTGCCGACGAAAAGGCACCGGTGCTGCGAATGGACGCCGACCAGACCGTCAATTTCAGTGTGTCAGCCTTTGCCCGCGACGATGTTGATGCTGCCAAGCACACGTATGAATTGAAGCCGCAAGGCTTTTACACGCTGAACATCGATCATTCCCAAACCGGTTTGGGGGGCATGCGGGCACGCCCCTTGACCCACCAAACGATGCCATCAGGCAATTACCAACTTCGCTTTCAGATTACGTCTCCTCCCAACCAGGAATAG